The Parambassis ranga chromosome 4, fParRan2.1, whole genome shotgun sequence genome includes the window GACTATAGCAGCTTTTTATTGTTCTAATTATTTCATTTCTTAAAAGCTATTAAGTctgcagtgaaaaaaataaGTATTTTCAtaacaggtcaaaggtcagtttTGATCAAGTTACAGACACTGTAGTCTTAGCTGAAAACTGAAGTTTGACTGATATCTACAAACTGAACTGAATCCAAACACTAAATTACTAGAATGAACTGGTTCATTGTATAAAAGCAAGAAAACACAAGAAGGCAGTAGatgcaaagacaacacaagTTACAAATACAACCTGAGGAATAAACACGGCCTCAGTGTGCGTGAGTAAAAGTCAAGATAAAATAGATCATAATCCTACTAACTACCCTATAAAAGTGTTACCCTGACTGAAAACTTTGTCTGGCTGCATCATGCATGCTCTTGATAATCTCCTGCCTTATCTTGTCTTCACATGTTTTGGACaacttggtaaaaaaaaatcccaatattattattaatttacaaTCATTTTTTAAAGATTCGTTAAAATTGTTTTGACTCTTTTCAGCACTCGGGAGCATCATTATAGATGGGCAGAAAGCCGCAGAGAACTCCATGCTGTATATGGTGTCAGTGCAGCACAATGAGCATCATGTGTGTGGAGGATTTCTGATCACTGAGGAATATGTGGTCACTGCAGCACACTGTGATCAACCACCTACGTGAGTTACTTTTCCTTCCTTAGCTTTTTTTGCAAAGTTTATATAATGCAAGCtatgattttccttttttttaaagaagcatTTTTAGACTTGCTGTCAtcatttattcttatttttcagGGTTTTTACAGTAGTTATTGGCACCCATAATCttaagaagactgagaagactGTGCTCAAAGTTATCCAGAAATACAAACACCCAACTTATGAGAATGTTGGAATGGGAAATGACATCATGCTCCTCAAAGTAAGTAGATTATCTTCAGCCCTGTGCAAATTATGCCAGTATTTGTATTCAGAGTGTGCAAAGAAACAGTGATTAAATAAGTTTAACAGTTTTATGTCTAGTTTGATTTTAAGTCAAAAACATTGCTTTATCCAATTATATTGATCTTTACATTCTGATTCTGTGTCATCAGCTATCCAGTAAAGTTCAACTGGGCAATGGAGTACAAATCATTCAACTTCCTCATTCTGAAATAACTATAAAGGAGAATGAAATATGTCAGGTGGCTGGTTGGGGGATGACCAGTACTAATAGCAGACCTGTTGACGAGCTGAGAGTGGTGGATGTGTCCGTCATTAGCCGTGAGGTCTGTGCAGAGATGTGGCCTGGTCTTCCTGAAAACGTGATCTGTGCAGGTGGATACAAGACAACAAAAGGGTTCTGTCAGGTACATCTGTTCAGATTATAGTGACAGTTGGTTTCCTTTGTAAATCAGATATAAAGACGTTTAGCTGCCATGAGTGAACAGATGAAGCTCTCTTTACAGGGTGACTCTGGTGGCCCTTTGGTGTGCAACGGGATGGCTGTTGGTGTTGTGTCATTCAACAAACATGCTAACTGTGCCTACCCAGACGTACCCAACGTCTACACGGATGTCTCCAAATATCTTTCCTGGATTGACGGCATTCTGAAGGGGTAAAAAAGTTATATGAGGAAAATTGTGTTATTAAATAAATgaggaggaaaataaatatacaaataacTAACAATTACAAAAACGCATACAAACCTTTGCTTCAACACACTTTTGTTGTGCCTTTTTGTTAAGTTACTGTCATTATTTGTTCTGTAACAGAGaggcaaaataaaatcttttgaAACATTTTGTCCTTTAATTTAAAGACACAAATGGTGTTAACATATGTTAGTGGTCAAGAAATGCAAGCATATTACATCatgtattcatattcatatattGAATATGCATATTCAATGCatattcatacatttttaatatacaTTTTAGATACAATAAATAATACTTATACAAAATTTATTGGTTAATAaagcaaatgtgttttttttttctctttatacATTTTCATTTAATGAAAACCCCAAAACCAACGTAAGAGCTGGTTA containing:
- the LOC114434591 gene encoding mast cell protease 1A-like encodes the protein MHALDNLLPYLVFTCFGQLALGSIIIDGQKAAENSMLYMVSVQHNEHHVCGGFLITEEYVVTAAHCDQPPTVFTVVIGTHNLKKTEKTVLKVIQKYKHPTYENVGMGNDIMLLKVSRLSSALCKLCQYLYSECLSSKVQLGNGVQIIQLPHSEITIKENEICQVAGWGMTSTNSRPVDELRVVDVSVISREVCAEMWPGLPENVICAGGYKTTKGFCQGDSGGPLVCNGMAVGVVSFNKHANCAYPDVPNVYTDVSKYLSWIDGILKG